DNA from Triticum aestivum cultivar Chinese Spring chromosome 7D, IWGSC CS RefSeq v2.1, whole genome shotgun sequence:
GGAACTTATCTGACAAGGAATTTCACTACCTTAGGACCATTATAGTTATGGCCACCGGCTTCCCTGTCATCAGTTCACCAACTTCCTTGGTCTTCCGGCACTAGGCAGGCGTCAACCCCCATACGTTGGTCTTGCGACTTAGAGGAGACCTGTGCTTTTGGTAAACATTCGCCCGTGCCTGGTCACTGCGGCCCCCTTTTGTGAGGGGGCACCCCTTCTCCCGAAGTTACGGGACTGTTTTGTCGAGTTCATTCGAGACAGTTATCTCACGCCCCTAGGTATTCTCTACCTACCCACTTGTGTCGGTTTCGGGTATTGGTACCCCTTTGTTGAAAGTCGTTTCAGCTTTTCCTGAGAGTATGGTATCGGTTACATACTTCAGCACCATAGCACCTGGTATGAGCCTCTTGGAGAAGCAATCGTTAGTCCACGGGGCACATACTTCAGCGTTGCAGCGCTTCGTACTCGGACCCTGGCTCAAGGTACCTTGTGTCCTTAAATCTATGAACCTCTTTCGGCTAACCTAGCCTCCTCCATCCCTCAGCAAGGGGTAATACCAAAATATTGACCTATTATCCATCGACTACGCCTCTCGACCTGATCTTAGACCATGACTCACTCTCCATGGACGAACCTTGCGGAAGAAACCTTGCGTTTTCGGGGCATTGGATTCTCACCAATACTTCCGTCACTCAAGCCGACATTCTCTTTCGCTTCGTCGGCCCCCGCTTTCGCGGTTGCTTCCCTCTAGGCGGAATGCTCCCCTACAGATGCATTTTGACATCCCACGGCTTCGACAAATCACGTAGCCCCATTCATCTTCAGCGCAAGGGCGCTCGATCAGTGAGCTATTACGCACTCTTTAAAGGGTGGCTGCTTTTAGGcaaacctccccccccccacacacacacctccTTTATCACTGAGCGGTTATTTAGGGGCCTTAACTGGTGATCCGGGTTGTTTCCCTCTTGGCGATCAAGCTTATCCCCCATCGTCTCACTAGCTAACCTTGACCCCTGTTGTTTTTGGTTCATATCTGATATTCAGGGTTCTCCTTGATTTGGTACCGCTCCCTCAGCCCGCGCTGAAATAGTGCTTTACCCCTAGATGTGCAGTCAGCTGTTGCGCCTCAACCCATTTTGGGGAGAACCAGCTAGCTCTGGGTCGAGTGGCATTTCACCTCTAACCGCAACTCATCCCCTGATTCTTCAACATCAGTCGGTTCGGACCTCTGCTTGGTTTCATCCAAGCTTCATCCTAGTCATGGATATATTACCCATCTTCGGGTCCATAAGCAGTGACGATCTCCCTATTAAGACTAGCTTTCGCTGCGGCTCTGGTGCGTTCTACTCCCTTAACCAAGCCACTGCCTGATTAGTCCCTTTTGTGATCCGGTAAAGGAGCAGAAAGGATCCTCATCTTTTGTTCCCAGAGTTTACCCTGAGTTATCGAACCCATGAGAGGAAGGCACCTTGAAGTCAAAGGTTTCTACCAAGTTTTTGCGAGAGAATTAATTCTAGTTTTTGTCCAGATCGAAACCAAGTTGACACTagaaacacttataataaaaataggCATGGGTATGAGGACTTATTCTTACAACCATATATCTGCGAACAAGATCATTATGATATTAATTTGTTCCCTGGAAGTCACCCCTCGAGATATTCTTGCTAGAATTTGAAGTGGGGGATGTGTTCAAATTACGTCTTGACCAGCACGGGTCCTGTATTAAGAGTCGGCTGTCCAACTAAAGGCCCTATCCATCGCGCGGTGCTGCCCCGGTAATTAAGATAGTAATAATCGGACAAAAGCATTAAGCGTTTAATGAATACACCTCTTGTATCCCGAGATATAGGATCTGTGTTACCATACTAAACCTTCTGTCACTGGTGTTACCGTACTAAACCTTTCGGTGATATCGCTATCATAGTATCTGCTAAGTTCATCGGGTGGAGATAAGTGGACTTGAACCACTGACATCCGCCACATGGCAAACCACCACCTCTCAGCCTGTCAACCGTTGAGTTTTGGGGAAAATGCAAAAAATAAGATAAAAATTACAAAAGATCAAAAAAAAAGTTTGTGAATTCGAAATAGTATAAGTATGtgaaaatttcactaaattttctAAATCTATGTGAACTTTTCTTCCAAATTTAATGAATTTTTATAAAACCAtgtgatttttttcaaaaatcgaTATACTATTTTCAGATCCAATTTTTTtcaaaatagtattttttttagaATAAAATTTTTTAAAAGTTCATcgatttcaaaaaaatcaaaagaatTGAAATACAGTTtgcaattttaaaaagttcatgaagtTTGGAACAAAATACCCAGAGATTTCAAAAAAACAAATatgaaaaaatcatgaatttgattaaagcgaaaaatgaaaaatggaaactgaaactgaaacccaaaaagaagaaaaacaataaaATGAGAAAATGGCAAATTCCCATGACGGGGAAAACCAGAAGAACAAACGGGCCAGAAAACCGTCAGTACATTCATTGCAAAGGTTCCCCAAAAACCGGTGAAAAAAAACCTACATGGGCCGGCCAATGCACGAACAATTTTAAAATTTCATTAATGTTTTTCTAAATCCTTGAAACCTATTAAAAATAATACTGAGAAAAAATGGGCTAATAGTTTTCTACAATTACATGAAAAATGTTATTGTATTTTTACTCAAATAAACTAATACTTACAAACAGAGAAAAATAAACAACAAAAAATAATAGTTGAAAAAAACATTAAGTGTGTATGCTATGTCATTGCAGGCGCACGCCCTCTGACCATTTACCGGCTAAACATGTGACACTAGTGTTGCGATTGCAAGGAGCTAGATGTGCTAGTCACGTGGAAAATCTGGAAGGAGCGGAACACTAGAATCTTTCGCAACACGGCTTCAACGACCACCATTGTTGTTGCCAAGATTAAAGAAGAGGCCTATCTTTGGGCATTGGCGGTAGCGAAACACCAATGTGAATTTATGTTGCGAGAGTAGTCTTTTATTTTAGCCGCCTTGTGGCTCCTGTCTAATTCTCcttaactagtcgtcaacccgtgcattcgcacgggctagcatTAGAAAAAACATGATAGTGAATCTTATTGATCGACATTTGTTGTATGAATAACTATAATACTTTGATAGAAAAAAATCAGAAAACCTTGGCGATGCTCAAGTAAGATACGGATTATCAAGTATGCACATTGATGTAATGACTATCATGATGGATAAGTCTTTTAGATGGAAGGGATATGGCATCTTCTCCAAACTTGTAAGCACATAAAACATAAGAACGGAATGTTGTAAAGGATGTTACAATCGAATCTGAGGTGCAATATATCGGTTTCACTAATCTTTTGAAGTACTTAGAATGACAAAACTTTCCAATATTCAGAAGTAAAGTATCGGCATATAGAAATAATTAGAACATTTCATTGGCTGAACCAAACCTTGCTCTTCACAGCCGGTTACACTCTAATAGAGGAAAACTTGTGTTATTGTGATCTCCCGATATAACTATGGACCATCATACAATACGACAATGATTCAACGCTAGGATCGCCCGTGTTGCCATGTTGATGTGACATCAGCACGTAGATCATATGCATGATACACGATAGGTTTTCTACAGCGGATCAATATTTTATGCAAATCCTATCCATTGATCTTCTTGATATAGAGATCCTTGAACAACATTGAGGAAGCACATTTAGGGCAACAGAAGAAAATAATCATGCGGTTTCACCCATTTCCGCTTAAATGAGTACATCTCATGACTCTTCTTGTGATCCTGACAGCAAAATACGAACATTTTTTGGATAATAAAGAAAGTCAGTGAATGGAAATATATTTCTCTCGAATAGACAGTTCAGTTATTGTTTTGAGACCATTTCACCGAGTCATGTGATCATTCTGCATTTGATGTCTGTAATTTTACCCCTTATCTGAAAGTACGTACCTGCATATAAGAAAATCACAACCATGGCAAACAAAACATGGATACAACTGACTATGTGCAAAAATACGTGTGCATATTAAGATCCTTCAACTAAGTATTGTGAACACACTAATAAGTAATTTTGTAATAATGCATTCAGCAGTATCTGTTGTACTCACAGTAATACATGTGCTTCCATCGTTGAATAACAGTACTACCAATGGTTATCCTGTTCAAACACTGAAAATAGATTTGTTCTCAGATCCATCATTGAATAAAATTCTTTGGTTAATGCAGGGGCAaaaaagtaattttttttgtaactTGCACTGTTTTTAATGGTACGAAACATTTTGTTTTGGATTGCACAAAAAGTAATATAATGTCGAACATTTTCCGAAAATGTCACGTATATTTTCTTGAAATGCGTAAAAAAAATTAAATGTCACTTACTGTTTTTTTAATGGTGCAAACATTTTCTAAGAGTTGAGCAAACTTTGTTTATTGAACAATTTTAAATATGCGATTAACACTTTTAACAAATTAACCTAATTATATTTCCATAATACAAGTATTAGTATTTTTAACACATGTGTGACGTTCACGTCTACTTGCTCCCACCATTGGACTTATAAATATTCCTACAAGAACTCATGTATAATCTAGTACGTGATGGCAACTCCCTCTTCTTAATGTGCATGCGCTACAAACTCATAATTAATTAATCATTGATGATTTTCCATACACAATCTTAGCCAGCCGTCACTAAACTTGTTCTTCGTGAACATACATCTCCAGGTTTTTAGAGATGCCGGCCGTCAATGGCTAGTGGAGGACCCATCGAACGAGTGGTCAGAGCCTTGAACCGAGGCTCATCTGGCTTTATCCGGCGTCGTCAACCTTTAGCTGTTAATGGCTCCCGGCTGAGCCAGGACGTCTCAACAGGGCTGACTTAGGCGCGAGAAAACAATCAACGAACTACTCCTTCGTATACGCGAGAGAGGCGGAGCAAAGCAATCGAACGGAAGGCCGTTGGCTCTGACGAACGAGCAGTGTGGAGTTTTTTCTTCTATTATTAGCCGGAACAAATTCATTCCATTACTGAACTGAACTCGCTTGTTGTAGAGCGAAGCGAACATGAGTTGGATATACAATTACGTTCCATCTCTTCTTTGTCCTCTTGTCCTCAAACACGCGCGCATCGCGTCCATTATTAAATGCAACTGACAGATTATTAAACCAACTACGATTAAACGGCTGGTTTCCATCATCCTTCTGGATGCCCTCGATCAATCCATAAGACAATCTCATCCCGTCTTTGTGCGCAGGTACTAAAAGCTCGCTACTACCCGGAGGGGCGGCTTGAGGACACAGTATTCTCAAGCAACGCATCGGTAACATGGCAGGCGATCATGCATGATTTGGAACTCCTAAAAAAGGGGTTGATTTGGCGTGTTGGGAGCGGTCGTTAAATTCGAATTTGGCGTGATAGGTGGCTGCCTAGGAAGCCATCAGGCGAGCTTATTACTCCTCAGGGTACATGCAGGCTGAGGAGGGTGTCGGACCTGCTGGATGGACATGGAGCTTGGCGTTTGGATCTTCTCCGACAGTATTTCCTCCCCATCGACATCGACGTCATCACCAGCATAAGGACATCTCCACGAGCCCCTGAGGATGTTCTCGCATGGGCACCAGAGAAATCTGGTGTCTTCTCCGTCCGGTCGGCGTACCGCTTTGCCATGGATGAGCGCGAGCATCCATCAGCGAGCGCATCAAGCAGGGCACCGGATGGTCGTCGCGCCATCTGGAAGACTATATGGGAGTGCCCTGCTCCTCCAAAGGTATGAGTTTTTGCTTGGCGGTTGGTCTCCAACTCGTTAGCTacatgggcaaataaattttcgcgACAGTTGGAAACTAATGACATGTGCCCTCTCTGTGGGACGGAACACGAGGATGGATTCCATGCAATGTGCAGGTGCCCACGTGCGGTGAGCCTTTGGAGGGCAATGGCGAAGGACTGGATGATCCCGGACATCGCCGCAGTTCAAAACACAGGGCCTGAGTGGCTCTTTGACGTCCTCCACCCGCTTTCTGATACATCACGCATGGTGGTACTGATGACACTATGGCGGTCCTGGCATGTCCGTAATGAAATCACGCATGACAAAGCTCCGCCACCGACGGATGTATCCCGCAGGTTCTTGCATGGGTATATATCCTCCCTTTTGTGCATTTAACATCACCCACATGCAGATATGGTCAAAGGAAAGATGGTCTTGGGTGACATGATGGGTCACGTATTAGCCAAGGCCAGCCTGGGCGTGCGTGACATGCACAAGGTGGTGCAGCCGTTGGAGCACTGGGAACCACCACCTGCTGGCTGGCTTAAATTAAACGTAGATGTTGCTTTCGCTGAGCAAAAAATGAATGGAGGTGCTGGGATGGTGCTTCGTGACACGACCGGTCAAATTATTTTCTCTTCATGTCATCACTTGTTCAAATGCAATAACGCGCTGGAGGCGGAACTGCAAGCTTGTCGTGAGGGAGTTGCACTCGCGTTGGAATGGAGCTCTTTACCGTTTATTCTGAAAACGGACAGCACTGAAGCGGCGATGATGCTTAACCAAAAAAATATTAATAGGTCCCCGAATGCTTGCCTAGTGCATGAGATAAAAGAGCTACTGGATTCTGATAGAGAGGTTGTAGTTAGAGCGGTTAGGCGCTCAAGAaatagggttagtcatgagcttgCTAGGATTGGGAGAGTTGATGTTAAAACCGCAGTCTGGTTGAGGTCCGGCCCAAATAGGGTTGTAGAACTATGTGAGATGGATCATTCTGATCCAGGTTGATTAATGAAAAACCCCTttccccccgcaaaaaaaaacttcTTGTTCTCCTTAATTAATGAAAATGTCgagtcttttgccttgtttcaaaaaaaaaaatctgttCGAAGAAGGACCTATCCTTCTCTTGATTACATAGTTTTGACGCCACCGTCTTGGAGTCAGTTTCCCGCATGAGCTTCTGGATACCCACCATCTCGTTTGCTGGCGACAAGTTTCATCGGCGCCACAACCCACAAGAGACGGCGAGGCATTCCTTCCCCTGCAGGCAGGGAAGGCACGGAAGGTGGATGCTACTACTAGGATGCATGATGAGCGGTCGTTTTCTTCTGGTTTCCTAGAGCTATCGATCCAACAACCGCATTAATTCATTCACATGGCATCAAATTGAACGCTTGATCGGTTAGTGTTCTGGAATTCATGGCTCAATTGTAACGCGCATGAAGAATTGGTGGCTCTCCTTCCTTGCACGGGACTGAGACTTGGACCGAGATTTAGGAACCCCGTTGGCCCGTTCTTGATTAGCACCATGAAAGCCATGTCCGATGGTTCATCCCGCCCTCCCAGATGGTACACTAACTAACTGGTCAGGATAATTGTTCATCTTATCAGGAAACTTTTGTTTGCTCGGCTTTACTTGGCAGCCAGGCTTCCACGAATCTTCCCATTCCCATCGTGAAGAAAAGGCCGTCCACACGCATACACACCACGCTCCTCACTAGAGCCTCGCTTTGCTCACGACCATTACTCCTCCATCAAACAAACACCACCAGGCAACAACCATGGCACTTGTGTAGCGGCCAGAAGAGAGGAAGATGGTGGGCTTGGGCGTGGGCGTCGGGACAGGGGCGTTGGGCTCCGTCATCGGCAAGCTCGCCACCTTGCTCGGCGACGAGTACATGATGCTCAAGAAGGTACGCAAGGACATTGCCTTCCTCGAGCGTGAGCTCCGCAGGATGCAGATCCTGGTGGACACACTAGCGGACATGGAAGAGCTCGACGAGCTGGCCAAGGACTGGAAGGGCACCATGCGCGACCTCAGTTACGACATGGAGGAGTGCATCGACCGCTTCATGCTCCGTCTCGGGAACGGCGACGCCAAGCCCAGGTTCAGGAAGAAGACAGTGCGCCAGCTCAAGACGCTCTTTGAGCGCCATGGAATCGGCACCCAGATCAAGGAGCTCAAGGCCCGCGTCGAGGAGGAGAACCAACGGCGGCAGAGGCTAAACCTCGACAAGTATATTGTAAGTCCAACAAGGGCTGTGGCAATAGATCCCCGGTTAGCTGCGTTCCACGGAATCACCAAGGGCTTGGTGGCCATTGACGGCCGCAGGGACCAGGTTATCTCTTGGTTGACAGAGGAGAGCGAGGAGCTCAAGGTGGTGGCTATTGTTGGAGGTGGAGGGCTAGGAAAGACCACCCTAGCCATGGAGACCTATCGCAAGATTGGAGGAAACTACCAGTGTCGAGCTTCGGTGTCGGTGTCACGCACTCCTGATCTCGAGAAGCTCTTGAAAGATGTCTTGTCTCAAATCGATGAAGCTGCATTTAGTAAGTGCCAGGCGGAGAGGTGGGAGAAAGACCAACTAGTCCGTCAGATCCGGCGGATCTTGACAGGAAAGAGGTATAATTTCTTCATCCATACATGTGACTAACAtttgatgatatgtttatttttcCCGGACACAACCAGTTATCCTTTTGAAAAATAAATGTATAGATGTAGTGAGCTTAACTAATAGTGTAACATTGCATGTAGGTACTTCCTTGTTATTGATGATGTATGGAAAGTACAAGACTGGGAATTTATCAAAGCAGCTTTTCCTGATAATTATAATGGTAGCAGAATTATTGCTACTACACGCATTGCCAATGTAGCCAAGTCATGTTGTTCTAACTCATGTGGTCGGCTCTATCAAATGCTACCTTTGAATGATGGTGATTCCCGAATATTGTTCTTTAAGAGAATTTTTGACTCAGAAAGCTCCTTCCCTCCTCAACTAGAAAAGGTTTCAGCTAGGATCTTAAAAAAATGTGGTGGTCTGCCATTGGCTATAATTACCATTGCGAGTTTGCTAGCCAATAAACCTCAAAACGCAGATGAATGGGAGAGACTCCAAGATTCCATTGGTGCAGGTCTTTCATATGAGAGTGATGATGGTGGAAAGGGTATGGCACATATATTGTTACTTAGTTATTGGGATCTCCCACACCACTTGAAGACTTGTTTGTTGTACTTATGTATATATCCAGAGGACGCGGAAATCTCGTGTGAAGAACTGAAATGGAAATGGATAGCCGAAGGGTTTATTACTTCAAAACAGGGAAATTTGTATCAAGAAGCAGAGAGTTGTTTTAATGAACTTGTCAACAGAAGCATGATCCAGATAGTTGATGTTGACAGTTTTGAAGAGAAATATTGTCAGGTTCATGATATGGTGCTTGACCTTATAATTTCTCGGTCAACTGAAGAgaattttgccactgttttgaatggTGTGTGCAATTCGTTGCCAACCAAGATGCGTCGACTCTCCCTGCAATCTAGTGGGCTTGAACAGAAAGGGGCAATCCAAGCCATCATAAGAAGTAAGTTACATGTTCGCTCATTTAATGTGTTTGAAGAAACAAAGGATATACCACCACTTGTGGACTTCCTATCCTTGCGTGTGTTTGATATATACAGGGATTATTCATCGTGGGAAAACAAGCATATAAGAAATATAGGAAGTTTCTACCAACTGAGGTATTTGAGGATGAGCGGACTAGGAATCACAGAGCTTCCTGCAGATATTGGAAAGCTACAGAACTTAGAGACACTTGATTTGCGGGGAAGTCGTATTAGAAGACTGCCATCAACAATAGCCCAGCTACAGAAACTGGTACGCCTATTGATTGACAACGATGACTTTGTATTTTCTGCTGATATGTTTGGGAACATGCGAGCCCTGGAGGAAGTGTCAGATATCTATAAAGTTGACAACCCTGAAAAAATTTTGGAAGAGTTTGGACATCTAACAAAATTGAGAAAGATTTCGATGAGTAGGTTATGGGGGTGGTGGCGTGTGAGTTTTGGGAATGTTAAATGCTATCGAGAAGCACTGGGGTCGTCTCTAAATAAGTTGGGTAAATACAGCCTTCAGTATCTTCATACTAACGGAGATATGGGAAACATTATATTCAGGGATCCATGTTGCACGTTTCCACACCTCCAAGATCTTAAACTGGTGCATGACATGGAAAGGATTCCCAAGGGAATGGCCTCCCTAACCAATACCGTGAAATTGGAGATAGCAGTCACACAATTTGATGAAGAAGGTCTCCACATTCTCATGGGTATGCCTTCTCTGGCCTATCTCCAGCTAACGGTAGGGTTTCGTGGCACCATGAGTCCCATGACTGTTAGTAGTAACGGATTCAAGCTCCTAGAGGTGTTCCACTTCCACTGTAACATATCATACGGAGAAGTGGGGATAGAATTTGCAGCAGGTGCTATGACAGCACTCCGGCGGCTCCATCTTTCCTGGCGCGCAAGGCTAGTTAGGTTGAGGTCTAGTGATGATGTTGGCATGGGCATCCAGCATCTTTCAAGCCTTATGCAACTCCAGGTCGAAACTTGGTGTGTTGGTGCAACTCTAGAGGAGGTGGAGGCCCTAGAGGGTCCCGTTGAAAAAGCAGTCACCTTGCATCCCAACCGTCAGACTCTTCAACTCCATCTCCATAGAAAAGATGAACATCTTATGTTCAAGGACGAGGAGGAAAGGAAGAGGGGAAGGCCCGCTGGTTTCTTCGTTCCTTTGGCCATGTTGGAGGAGAATGCGCTAGAGGTATACATCTTGGTCCGTTGGTTTCTTCATTCCATTGCACTACATCGTGTGATTTACGGATTTTCCCCTTTTTTCCCTCCACGACAGCAAGAAGATATCATCCGATTCCGTGCTCTGCCATTTACCACGGCTCTGCAACTTATCTCCAGAATACTGATAGTGGACACCTTATACTAGGATATTTAAAATATCATCCGATTCACTGATTTATCTTACAATTTATTGCTTATCGATGGGTGACTGCTAAGATTATACCTTATCTTTGCTATTTACCATTTGGACCAATTTATCACCGTGACAAGCGATTAATCAGGAATCTAGAAATTAATTAGGCCGGGCCCCTATGGTCAGAAACCTCAAAACATGGCCTTCCCTTCAGTGGCCTCCCCCACAACACACTTCATCCCCCATTCAACTGGACATGTGTTGTAGTGTTGTCCTATTTTATTTGTCAATGACTCATTGTTTGACATGTAATATGTAGTTATGTATTGATGTAGTGTTTTTCTATCTAAAAGCTGGAGCACACTGGTGATTGTTTCCATTTTTACCTTATTATTGCTTGGAACCTGGGAATTGCAGCAAAAATTGGCTGATTAATTgtctgtagaagtgcatgctctagccaatgcaaccaagagaccgatctgatggaagatactaggcagcacattatacgtcaacactcacCCTCAtgtgtggctccctcaggcctaaacatGGACCAAAAGTGGGCTGCAATATAATTGCGCCaaccgggtcttgaactcaagacctcttggctctgataccatgtagaagtgcatgctctagccaatgcaaccaaaagactgacctgatggaagagactatgcatcacattatacgtcaacactccccctcacgtgtggctcccttaGGCCTAagcgtggaccgaaagtgggctgcaatatAATTGCGCCAGccaggtcttgaactcaagacctcttggctctgataccatgtagaagtgcatgctctagccaatgcaacgaAGAGACTGATCCGATGGTTGTATTGGCTAGAGTATGCACTTCTACATTGTCGATCGATAAAATCAATTAATTGACCGATTTCCAATTAATTTCTAATCCTTAGCTGACCGAAACGCTAACAACAAAGCCATATCCTCAACATTGATACTAGCTAAGACCTTTTGTTACATTGTGTGTGTAATAAAAGGGTTTGGTGCATCAGGTTTTTCATCCCATTGTTTGTATTCAAGTACGAGCACAAACAGTGGGTTTTCCTGATGCATGTCGAACACATGACCTATTTTTCTTATTCTCTTCTCCGACATTTACGTCCCTTATGCAAGTCTCTATTGCATGTGTCACCTAAGCTATTTTCTAAATCTTGTAAGCTATTTAAGAAGGCAAGAATTTTATGCTTCGGCAACAAACTGAACTGACCGGCTGTAATTGCCGCGAAAAGTCAGgttcattttttttacaaaaatatcagatctattataaagattcaccgAAAATATAAAGCACCCCAAACATAttaaaaattacatcgaggtccCTGGACAACTGAACGACCATTGCCGACGCAAAGAGCCACCGATGCGCCGCTATCGCCACTCCCATACCGGAAGCggcctgaccttgtcgatgacagtcgggaagtcttcgtgcacgtgcccctaaggaccagcatTCGGGAGCCTCAATCGTCGCCATTGAATCCTTGAATCGATCTGAAGAACCTGACACTAAATCTCGCCGTTGCTTATGcacgacgagaaaccctaacctcaccgcTACGAGGAGCTGGCAAGACTCTATGCCGGAGCTGCATTTAATCCGTCCCGACAAACGAACTCGAGGAGGATCGGAGCCTGAAAGACTGACTCGAAGAAGAAGAGCCGCCATCCGTCCAAGTGCCGCCCTTGCGAGAACCAAAACTCTACCTATCTAAGCCGAGGCACCAGGAATACCCTCGTCGCCACCGACCGTCGGAGTTGCAGGCAGAGGAGGTGAATCCACGGGCTCACCGGCGAAGATCGAAGGGAAGAAGGCTCTCCCTAGTCGCAATGTCAGGTTCAGTTTGTTATAGTATACTGGCTGAACCGGTTGTAGTTGCCTCCAACTCTGAGGTTCAGATTTTTATGATTTGGCAACCAACTGAACTAAATTGTCTGTAGTTGCATCGAGATGGATGGTTCAGATCTACAAATTTCAAGAGCACCTTGGTTGACAGCTTCGGTTTGGTCTTGGTTTATAATTGTtacacccaaaatttcattttcTGAAACTGTGGTATACACTGTTCAGGTTATGGGCAAGCTGAGGCCAACATTATCATCCCACAGGTAGAGGTAGCGGTAGAAATAGAATGTCCACTACTCATACTCATTACAGAAGTAGAATGCTCTTCAGCAGAAATGGTTCACATAACAGCTGCGCTTAGGAGCATCTCTAATAGAATATGCAAATTTGgagatgtaaaaatttacatcttAAGAAAAACGAGACCAATCTAGGCTAGACTAGCCTGTTGGcatttttttatagaagaaaactcCGTGAGCACCAAGCGTTTGAGCCGATACTCGAACACTGGTGGGCTAGCTGCTAACTCCCGCGCCTT
Protein-coding regions in this window:
- the LOC123164540 gene encoding disease resistance protein RGA5, translating into MVGLGVGVGTGALGSVIGKLATLLGDEYMMLKKVRKDIAFLERELRRMQILVDTLADMEELDELAKDWKGTMRDLSYDMEECIDRFMLRLGNGDAKPRFRKKTVRQLKTLFERHGIGTQIKELKARVEEENQRRQRLNLDKYIVSPTRAVAIDPRLAAFHGITKGLVAIDGRRDQVISWLTEESEELKVVAIVGGGGLGKTTLAMETYRKIGGNYQCRASVSVSRTPDLEKLLKDVLSQIDEAAFSKCQAERWEKDQLVRQIRRILTGKRYFLVIDDVWKVQDWEFIKAAFPDNYNGSRIIATTRIANVAKSCCSNSCGRLYQMLPLNDGDSRILFFKRIFDSESSFPPQLEKVSARILKKCGGLPLAIITIASLLANKPQNADEWERLQDSIGAGLSYESDDGGKGMAHILLLSYWDLPHHLKTCLLYLCIYPEDAEISCEELKWKWIAEGFITSKQGNLYQEAESCFNELVNRSMIQIVDVDSFEEKYCQVHDMVLDLIISRSTEENFATVLNGVCNSLPTKMRRLSLQSSGLEQKGAIQAIIRSKLHVRSFNVFEETKDIPPLVDFLSLRVFDIYRDYSSWENKHIRNIGSFYQLRYLRMSGLGITELPADIGKLQNLETLDLRGSRIRRLPSTIAQLQKLVRLLIDNDDFVFSADMFGNMRALEEVSDIYKVDNPEKILEEFGHLTKLRKISMSRLWGWWRVSFGNVKCYREALGSSLNKLGKYSLQYLHTNGDMGNIIFRDPCCTFPHLQDLKLVHDMERIPKGMASLTNTVKLEIAVTQFDEEGLHILMGMPSLAYLQLTVGFRGTMSPMTVSSNGFKLLEVFHFHCNISYGEVGIEFAAGAMTALRRLHLSWRARLVRLRSSDDVGMGIQHLSSLMQLQVETWCVGATLEEVEALEGPVEKAVTLHPNRQTLQLHLHRKDEHLMFKDEEERKRGRPAGFFVPLAMLEENALEQEDIIRFRALPFTTALQLISRILIVDTLY